tacttccaggatggattttcctcaggttctcgcctgccatatcagttctgttatactcacagacattattttaacagttttggaaactttagagtgttttctatccaaatctaccaattatatgcatatcctagcttccgggcctgagtagcaggcaattTAACCTTTCATTGATACCCATCCCAGATCCgggatttattgtataacatgttataagactgtcatctgatgaagttgtttcttggttagtgactaattatatctctattcggttttgtgatagctacctatgcggtagaaaaatggtgaaaatatgcagttgagtcttttgctattgtggttagctaatagaaatacatattgtgttttcgctgtaaaacattttaaaaatcagaaatgatggctggattcacaagatgtttatctttcatttgctgtattggacttgtgatgtcatgaaattatattatatgatatccctgtggcgttaggctaggctatgctagtcagcttttttgatgggggggatcccggatccgggagagagaagcggtagaggttttaatgcaaccgctgtgttagatttttttaaataactttaccataacatacagcttgcgttattgtgagacagcactcaccaaaacggcggagaataggagtcaacattttacacggaaacacgaaataacatcataaatgttttcttacttttgctgagcttccatcagaatgttttacaaggagtccttggtccagaataaatcgttgtttggttttagaatgtccatttcttttGTCGAATTCgcaccacaatgctagccaaggttactaacattcccatcctctcttggcgcaaagaacggaaagtcccaataaatgttgaataaactgataaaactcggttgaaaaaacctactttatgacgtttttctaatatgtatcaaataaaatcagagccagagatattcgccgtgtataccgaacgcttttcagaagacaatgtggagctccttcgcgcgccttggaaaactgagaaaatggctgacctgtcactccaaaagctcttgttcgacctcagatcaagctagacaccccattccaccttccactgcctcttgacatctagtggaaggcgtatgaagtgcatgcatatcgataaatataaggcaattgaataggcaggccctgaaacagagcctcgttttcagatttttcacttcctgtttggaagtttgctgccaaatgagttccgttttactcacagatataattcaaacagttttagaaacttgagagtgttttctatccaatagtaataataatatgcatattgtatgacctagaatagagtacgaggccgtttaaattggggacgattttttccaaagtgaaaacagcgcccccctattgacaagaagttttaatttgggcacgcttttcatccaaaattccgaattcTGCCCCCTACACTagttaacttgaattaagacttattcttagtcatatgcttcacagcagtcaacactcacattttctaggcccaggtttcattgtgctCTCTTCAcaatgttccacactgtagcagTGAGCAGAAGAGCAGACAGTCATTGAGTGAttcacctgaacacacacacacacacacacacacacacacacacacacacacacactggacacacacacacacacagacactggacacactggacacacgctGGACAACCTcacagtcagcatataactttgtccaagtgttGGTAAGAATCTTTGtattaactagcctgataagtcaaacatgtctgacatgaacattgacataaagcctctacatacttgagtttctccagtctgcagtgtggatcctccagtccagcagagagcagtctgactcctgagtctcctgggtgattgtagctcagatccagctctctcaggtgtgaggggtttgacttcagAGCTGAGACAAGAGAATCACAggcttcctctgtgactagacagcctgacagcctgtaaagagtcaaatcatattaacaTCACACTggtattctttggtggtgaaaatagtggcagtacattttttcaaaaatcttcagatatatcagtgtcctgaaacctgcctcatctattcataaattaatgtatcattattagaaattaTCATATTACTTGTAGAGACAAAAATGTATAGTACGAAtgtttgagtagactgaccagaccagtttaaaagcagttccagtcaaaagacagacagtgaggtatcagatttagattctATTGAGTTAACAGTCCACACCATacctattttgacagtgaagctaacatattaaatgtggctctatactccaacattttggatttgagatcaaatgtatcatatgaggtgacagtatttaatgtcaccttttattttagGATATGTTAATAcacacagtggggcaaaaaaatatttagtcagccaccaattgtgcaagttctcccacttaaaaagatgagagaggcttttaattttcatcataggtacacttcaactatgacagacaaaatgagggaaaaaaatccagaaaatcacattgtaggatttttaatgaatttatttgcaaattatggtggaaaataagtatttggtcacctacaaacaagcaagatttctggctctcacagacctgtaacttcttctttaattTTGTCaacagttagcattttttttttctgggtgttgccaaattaaactgcctcgtactcaattcttgctcgtacaatatgcatattattaattctattggatagaaaacactctctagtttcataaaccgttggaattatgtctgtgggtgacccagaactctttctacagcgaaatccatgacaggtactgcgaaggtctgagagcgaagctctggtctcagatcagttttaaaggtctgtgtgtatcctatggaacgacatgaactgcacccgccttcccctggatgtcagtaaccaatgagaagtggaatgggctttttacgtagctctcagaggttataaaaggccaaggagtgaggtgcgccttcttttcgacgctgaccattacgcagagagggacctcaggatgccattttcaaacgctcagttatcaacgttagatgtatccgtctgtaatttaattcgatataggtgttagaaacatcataacgaagctattttaaaccgagttatatcagattatgcgagtatattgctatttttcggaatttcctcagtattgcgtcttgaggatttggacacgttggggcaaaatagctattgttagctattgttagctgctatatcagaagttgaatgcaacgttttacaaccaagcaacgattcttttggacaaaggaccacttggccaagattctgatggaagctcgtcgaaaagtaagagctatttatgatgttattccgtttttatgtggaaaaatgtaaactcaataatggcgactagtgacgccattattgcggcactagtctggctgtaatgcacactgtatgtctagtaacgttaattttaaaaatctaactcagcggttgcattaataaccaatgcatctttcatttcatgtccaacctgtatttttttagtcaagtttatgaatagttatccatgagacaagatcactgtgaaagatggcgcccgacattttcaggctagttttgctagtattgtcattgtataaccacgtttttttgtggctaaatatgcacattttcgaacaaactctatatgtatgttgtaatatgatgttacaggagtgtcatcggaagaattctgagaaggttagtgaaaaaattaatatattttggcgatgataacgatatcgctctctttggcttgaatcaatgctcgggtaacgtttgcatatgtggtatgctaatataacgatttattgtgttttcgctgtaaaacacttagaacatctgaaatattgtctgaattcacaagatctgtgtctttccattgctgtgagttgtgtatttttaagaaatgttttatgattagtaattaggtaatacacgttgctcgctgtatttattctagtcgagttgtgatggtgggtgcaattgtaaactatgatttctacctgaaatatgcacatttttctaacaaaacctatcctatacaataaatatgttatcagactgtcatctgatgaggttttttcttggttagtggctatcaatatctttatttggccgaattggtgatagctactggtggagagaaaaaatggtggacaaagaaaaatggtgtacatatttacatattttgtcttccctgtaaaacatttaaaaaatctgaaatggtggctttattcacaagatctgtacctttcatttggtgtcttggacttgtgatttaatgatatttagatgctactatttaattgtgacgctatgctagcgatgctaatcagtgtggggggggtggggggtgatcccggatccgggtttctgaggcggtaaaagttaacctgtttgggctgcaggggcagtattgagtagccagataaaaggtgcccatttcaaacggcctcgtactcaattcttgctcgtacaatatgcatattattattactattggatagaaaacactctctagtttctaaaaccgtttgaattatatctgtgagtaaaacagaactcatttggcacaaacttcctgaccaggaagtggaaagtctgaaatcgaggctctgttctacttcctgcctataaatgggcatgatacgtattagtatacatgcacttcatacaccttcccctgggtgtcaagaggcggtgagagaagaaattgagtgtttatcttggtctgaagtggaatacaagctctttgtatgacgtgtcacccatttcctgttttctggagagcgcgaggaggcacctggatttgccttctgataaactgccgttatggacgactaatatctccggctttgattttatttgatacatgtgaccatatcatcgtaaagtatgttttttcaatatagtttaatcagattattgaaattatttcgggagttttgccgtgttccgttctcttccgtttgttgacatggagagattcgtgccacttggctagtgtgcttgctaaatcgagagggaaagaggccgttctaaatccaaacaacgatggttcttgacaaaggaccccttgtccaacattctgatgaaagatcagcaaaagtaggaaacattttatgatgctatttcatatatctgtcgtacatgtgaactagtcgtcggcgcccagcttttgggtactctctagctataccgaagctggatgtcgtaatgaagttatttttagaattctaacacggcgatttcattaagaactaatggatctatcatttcctatacaacatgtattttttagttatgtttatgaatagctatttggtcagaatatgtgtgtcagaaaaagtgtcagaaaaatatccggacgttgtgggaaaaagtagctacgatagcacaatgtataaccactgatttcagctctaaatatgcacattttcgaacaaaacataagtgtatgtataacctgatgttataggactgtcatctgatgaagaatatcaaggttagtcaaaaattatatatcttttactggtttgttacgatcgctaaccttttgctactgggaaatggcatgtgtttctggctattgtggtaagctaatataacgctatattgtgttttcgctgtaaaacacttaataaatcggaaatattggctggaatcacaagatgcctgtctttcatttgctgtacactatgtatttttcagaaatgttttatgatgagtaattaggtatttgacgttggtgtctgtaattattatggctgctttcggtgcaatttctgattgtagctgcaatgtaaactatgatttatacctgaaatatgcaaatttttcgaacgaaacatagatttattgtataacatgttataagactgtcatctgatgaagttgtttcttggttagtttggttggttcttggttagttaggttggctttgtgcatgctacctgtgctgtgaaaaatgtctgtccttttttgtatttggtggtgagctaacataaatatacgtgctgttttcgctgtaaaacattttaaaaatctgacatgttggctggattcacaagatgtgtacctttcatttgctgtattggacttgttaatgtgtgaaagttaaatatttaactttgaatttcgcgccctgcacttgagctggctgttgtcataagtgtaccgacaccgggctgcagccataagaagttaagaggctcctctgtcctccactcgttacctgtattaatggcacctgtttgaacttgttatcagtataaaagacacctgtccacaacctcaaacagtcacactccaaactccactatggccaagaccaaagagctgtcaaaggacaccagaaacagaattgtagacctgcaccaggctgggaagactgaatttgcaataggtaagcagcttggtttgaagaaatcaactgtgggagcaattattaggaaatggacgacatacaagaccactgataatctccctcgatctggggctccacgcaagatctcaccccgtggggtcaaaatgatcacaagaacggtgagcataaatcccagaaccacacctagtgaatgacctgcagagagctgggaccaaagtaacaaagcctaccgtcagtaacacactacgccgccagggactcaaatcctgcagtgccagacgtgtccccctgcttaagccagtacatgtccaggcccgtctgaagtttgctagtgagcatttggatgatccagaagaagattgggagaatgtcatatggtcagatgaaaccaaaatattactttttggtaaaaactcaactcgtcgtgtttggaggacaaagaatgctgagttgcatccaaagaacaccatacctactgtgaagcatgggggtggaaacatcatgctttggggctgtttttctgcaaagggaccaggatgactgatccgtgtaaaggaaagaatgaatggaatgaatggggccatgtatcgtgagattttgagtgaaaacctccttccatcagcaagggcattgaagatgaaacatggctgagtctttcagcatgacaatgatcccaaacacaccgcccgggcaacgaaggagtggcttcgtaagaagcatttcaaggtcctggagtggcctagccagtctccagatctcaaccccatagaaaatctttggagggagttgaaagtccgtgttgcccagcaacagccccaaaacatcactgctctagaggagatctgcatggaggaatgggccaaaataccagaaacagtgtgtgaaaaccttgggaagacttacagaaaacgtttgacatctgtcattgccaacaaagggtatataacaaagtattgagataaacttttgttattgaccaaatacttattttccaccataatttgcaaataaaatcataaaaaatcctacaatgtgattttctggatttttttttctcaatttGTCTGTCAAAGTTGAattgtacctatgatgaaaattacaggcctctcccatctttttaagtgggagaacttgcacaattggtggctgactaaaaacttttttgccccactgtgtctgtttcacaatttagaaatgaaagcactttatgtatctagttcccccatttgaagaagtcattagtattctgaccaattcatTCATAGTGTATTGAAGTAGTCAAAAGTTGTGACGACTCCCGCCAaagttggttcctctccttgttcgggcggcggtcgacgtcaccggtcttctagccatcgccactccacctttcattttccatttgttttgtcttgtttttctgcacacctggtttacatcccCTCATTACTCTACGTGTATATAtcatcctctgttccccccatgtctgtgtgtggtttTGTTCGTTCGTTACGTGTGTGTCTCTACAGGCTTGTTTTGCACCGGGTATTGTTGTAACCcgtggttttgttattttgtaccaTTTTGTGTGATTTTTGCGCTATTCGCTTTTTCCTTGGGCTGGAGTGTTGTGACGCAGTTGCGTCCGGCTGGTTTCCTCTGCCTGattaaagtgtgcctgttcactcatctctgctctcctgcacctgacttccttCGAACAGTGGCACACACTCTgacaaaagtttagtatttggtcccaaacTCGTTTGTTGCATttacagtttgttttggttgtgttttggttgtgttttgcccaataatAACTGAATGATGGATTATGACTGGAGCAATTTTCTttctaagtgagtagataacatgttttGAAACACTACTAAATgaatcctgatgatgccatgatcATGAACAATTATGAATGAGagagttacagaggctacaacaaaacatactaacctctcaccattaacctcaaataaaaggtgacattctatactgtcgcctaatatgaaacattctatctaaaatccaaaatgctggagcatagcaccgaatttaaaactgtaagctacactgtccaaacacatatggtgtggactatgtgtgtctggtaaacacatgtggatctggtgaacagttatcacttgttgaccaactacaggaatactgacctcagagtctccagtttacagtggggattccccagtacagcagagagcagcttcactcctgaatccttcaggtcattgttactcagatccagctctctcaggtgtgaggggtttgacttcaAAGCTGaggccagagaagcacagccttcctctgtgactagacagcctgacagcctgacaaagagtaaaatcatgttaaaatcacactgctattctttggtgatacaaatatatatttgctCAACATGttcagatatatcagtgtcctgaaacctgcaaTATCTATTATAAATGAATGAATGTATAATTTTAAGATACGACAAATTATTATGTattgcttgtagagagaaaaatgtataggACACATATTTgggtagactgaccagaccattttaaaaagcagtatcagtcaaaagaaaGACAATGaagtatcagatttagattgtattgagtatacagtccacactaTATctaatactgacctcagagtctccagtttacagtggggattccccagtccagcagagagcagcttcactcctgaatccttcaggtcattgttactcagatccagctctctcaggtgtgaggggtttgaactGAGAgctgagaccaacactttacaggaTGTGTCTGTAAGTTTACAGCCAGTGAGTCTGCCAACACAGAAGAAATACAATGACAGACAGGTTCTATTAAAATGTTACGCTCAGCTTTCCCTGCTTACACTGTTAGCCGTGCACAAATAATGTGTATATCATGCATTCATGGCTCAATGCTACAACTTTTCTGATTAGTCTGTATTATAGTTTAAAAGTTTTCAGCTGATAGAAAGTTTATTCAGCCAATGAAAATACTGTTGTTCCTACATACAGTAAAGTTTGGTCTGAGAGATTGTCACATGACTACttacagagccagtcagccaatgAAAATACTGCTGTAACTACAATTTATTTTGGTGGGTGATATTTACATGAATACTTACAGTGCTTTCCTGCAGCCTTTCACAGCTGGGAGCAGTCTCCTACGACCCTCCTCTGATGTCTTGAATTCCTTTGGGTCAAACACATCCAGAACCTCCTCTGATATCTGCAGCATGTAGGCCAGCGCTGAACACTGAGCATGTGTGAGGTTTTTGGATCTGTTCTCTGACCTCAAGTACTCTTGGATTACCTCCTGTATTGAATGGTCTTTCATCTCTATCAGACAGTGAAATAGATTGATGCACCTCTCAGGGGAGATGTTCTTCCTCTGCATCACCTTAAGGGATCGGATTGTTTTCTGGACGCTCTCTGGACTGCTTTCTGTTTGTGTCACCAGACCTCGTAGGAgtttctgattggactccagtgacaTGCCATGAAGGAAGCGGACAAAAAGGTCCAGGTGTCCATTCTTACTCTCCAAGGCTTTATCCACGGTACTATTCAGCAGCTCATGCAAGGTTAGCTCTTCAGACGCAGCTCTAGACTTTCTCTTGAGGAAGGGGTTCAGTGCATCCATGTTCTTGGTTGTGTAACAGTGGTACATGTAGACAGCTGagagaaactcctgaatgctcagatgaacaaagcagtacaccacTCTCTGAAATAACACAGACTCTTCTTTAAAGATTTGTGTGCAcactcctgagtacactgaggcttcattgacatcaaggccagcctctttcaggtcttcttcatagaacaTGAGATTACCCTTCTCCAGATTTTCAAACGCCAGCTTCCCCAGCTTCAGAAGAATTTCCTTATCTGACTCCATGAGCTCCTCTTGATCCATCGCATCGCTTCCATGATACTTCTGGTTCTTCAGGCTGGTCTGAATGAGCAGGAAGTGAATGGACATCTCAGTCAGAGTTGTGGgcatctctctcctcttgtctgtACTCAGCATGTGTTCAAAGactattgcagaaatccaacagaacactggaatgtggcacatgatgtggaggctccttgatgtctttatgtgtgagatgattctgctggccaggtcctcatcaatGAATCTCTttctgaagtactcctccttctgtgggtcattgaaccctcgtacctctgtcacctggtcaacacactcaGGGGCGATCTGACTGGTTGCTGTTGGTCGGGAGGTTATCCATAGGAGaacagagggaagcagattccccttgatgagatttgtcagcagaacatcaacAGATGATGTGTGGGTGACATCAGACACCTTTTCATTGTCCTGGAAATCCAATGGAAGTCTGCTTTCATCCaaaccatcaaagatgaacataGCTTTACAGGCTGTGAGTTTCTTTGCATTGCCTATGTCTAGTTCTGTGTGGAAGTCATTTAAAAGTCTGAGAAGACTGTACTGGCGATCTTTGATCAAGTTCAGCTCCCGGAAAGGAAGCACAAATATGATGTCCACATCTTGATTAGCCTTCCCTTCAGCCCAGTCAAggatgaacttctgcacagagacagtTTTTCCGATGCCAGCAATGCCCTTCGTCAGCACAGTTCTTATGCTTCTCTCTTGGCCAGGTACGGGTTTAAAGATGTCATTGCAGTGGATTGCTGTGTCATGGGAGGTTGGTGTCCTGGATGCTGTCTCTAGCTGCCACACC
This portion of the Salvelinus namaycush isolate Seneca chromosome 22, SaNama_1.0, whole genome shotgun sequence genome encodes:
- the LOC120017356 gene encoding NLR family CARD domain-containing protein 3-like encodes the protein MSVSGEHDTKAKSGWCTLLEDQSRCAVCQQVLRDPVSITCGHRFCRQCITRYWEKPAPSGYYDCPQCRKRTRTLPVLQHLGEPNDARGSENMEDSLQRAIVNHKDSLKRRYEKVIEGMEKAGTQTPLNRIYTELYITEGESEGVNNEHEVWQLETASRTPTSHDTAIHCNDIFKPVPGQERSIRTVLTKGIAGIGKTVSVQKFILDWAEGKANQDVDIIFVLPFRELNLIKDRQYSLLRLLNDFHTELDIGNAKKLTACKAMFIFDGLDESRLPLDFQDNEKVSDVTHTSSVDVLLTNLIKGNLLPSVLLWITSRPTATSQIAPECVDQVTEVRGFNDPQKEEYFRKRFIDEDLASRIISHIKTSRSLHIMCHIPVFCWISAIVFEHMLSTDKRREMPTTLTEMSIHFLLIQTSLKNQKYHGSDAMDQEELMESDKEILLKLGKLAFENLEKGNLMFYEEDLKEAGLDVNEASVYSGVCTQIFKEESVLFQRVVYCFVHLSIQEFLSAVYMYHCYTTKNMDALNPFLKRKSRAASEELTLHELLNSTVDKALESKNGHLDLFVRFLHGMSLESNQKLLRGLVTQTESSPESVQKTIRSLKVMQRKNISPERCINLFHCLIEMKDHSIQEVIQEYLRSENRSKNLTHAQCSALAYMLQISEEVLDVFDPKEFKTSEEGRRRLLPAVKGCRKALLTGCKLTDTSCKVLVSALSSNPSHLRELDLSNNDLKDSGVKLLSAGLGNPHCKLETLRLSGCLVTEEACDSLVSALKSNPSHLRELDLSYNHPGDSGVRLLSAGLEDPHCRLEKLNVEHCEESTMKPGPRKYVCDLTLDLNTVHRLLSLSEENRKVACRREKQPYPDHPERFEDWEQVLCREGLTGRCYWEVEWSGRRADIGVTYKGINRRGGGKDCCLGCNEKSWSLICSDNRYTAKHNYNPTTIHIPPSNSHRVGVYLDWPAGTLSFYRNSSDTLTHLITFTSTFTEPLYPGFRVWVDSSVSLK